In Notamacropus eugenii isolate mMacEug1 chromosome 1, mMacEug1.pri_v2, whole genome shotgun sequence, one genomic interval encodes:
- the LOC140518241 gene encoding olfactory receptor 1N2-like, whose amino-acid sequence MEVENQTVVSEFLLLGLSEQPEQQLILFGLFLVMYLVTVIGNLSIILAIGSDSHLHSPMYFFVANLSFADICFISTTVPKMLANIWTQSQTISYEGCLTQMHFFMTFGALDDFLLGVMAYDRYVAICQPLHYAMVMNSGICVLLIAVCWFLTNSAAFLHTFLMAGLTFCAENSIPHFFCDLIPLLSLSCSDTNTNQLMLFFVGSLVLTAPLTLIVISYVLIVSAILRIPSTSGRWKAFSTCGSHLTVVSLFYGAAIGVYLCPPSTHSAGKDRIAAVLYTVVTPMLNPFIYSLRNRDIKGALGKLFLSRKTLSYWNS is encoded by the coding sequence ATGGAAGTAGAAAACCAGACCGTTGTCTCTGAATTTCTTCTCTTGGGACTCTCTGAACAACCAGAGCAACAACTAATTCTTTTTGGGCTGTTCCTGGTCATGTACCTGGTCACTGTGATAGGAAATCTTTCCATCATCTTGGCAATTGGCTCAGACTCACATCTGCAtagtcctatgtatttttttGTGGCAAACCTGTCCTTTGCTGACATCTGTTTTATCTCCACCACTGTCCCCAAGATGCTGGCAAACATCTGGACCCAGAGTCAGACAATATCCTATGAAGGCTGTCTAACTCAGATGCATTTCTTCATGACATTTGGGGCCCTTGATGATTTTCTTCTGGGAGTAATGGCATATGATCGCTATGTAGCCATCTGTCAGCCCCTCCACTATGCCATGGTcatgaactctggaatttgtgtTCTACTGATAGCTGTGTGTTGGTTTCTCACCAACTCTGCTGCCTTTTTACATACATTCCTCATGGCTGGCTTGACTTTCTGTGCAGAGAATAGCATTCCCCACTTCTTTTGCGACCTGATCCCTTTGCTCTCCCTCTCCTGCTCAGATACCAACACTAACCAGCTGATGTTGTTTTTTGTTGGATCATTAGTTCTCACTGCTCCCCTGACTCTCATTGTTATCTCCTATGTCCTCATTGTCTCTGCCATTCTAAGAATACCATCAACTTCTGGAAGGTGGAAAGCCTTTTCTACTTGTGGTTCACATCTCACTGTGGTTTCCCTATTCTATGGGGCAGCTATTGGGGTCTATCTGTGTCCACCGTCCACACATTCTGCTGGGAAAGACAGAATTGCTGCTGTTCTCTACACTGTGGTCACTCCTATGTTGAACCCTTTCATATATAGCCTGAGGAACAGGGACATCAAGGGAGCTTTGGGGAAACTCTTTCTTAGTAGGAAAACACTATCTTATTGGAACAGCTAG